The following are from one region of the Osmerus mordax isolate fOsmMor3 chromosome 1, fOsmMor3.pri, whole genome shotgun sequence genome:
- the lhfpl5a gene encoding LHFPL tetraspan subfamily member 5 protein produces MLPAQEAAKIYHTNYVRNARAVGVLWTIFTICFAIITVVVFIQPYWIGDSVNTPQAGYFGLFHYCIGNALTSELTCKGSALDFGSIPSGAFKTAMFFVGISMLLVVGSIICFSLFFFCNAGSVYKICAWMQLASCTCMVIGCMIYPDGWDSEEVKRMCGQRTDKYTLGNCTVRWAYILAIISIMDSLILSFLAFSLGNRQDKLLPDDFKVEGKDDA; encoded by the exons ATGCTCCCAGCTCAAGAAGCCGCTAAAATCTACCACACCAATTACGTGCGTAATGCTCGCGCAGTCGGGGTCCTCTGGACCATCTTTACCATCTGCTTCGCCATAATCACCGTGGTGGTGTTCATCCAGCCCTACTGGATCGGAGACAGCGTCAACACCCCGCAGGCCGGGTACTTCGGCCTCTTCCACTACTGCATCGGCAACGCGCTGACCTCGGAGCTCACCTGCAAAGGAAGCGCGCTGGATTTCGGTTCCATCCCGTCCGGCGCCTTCAAAACGGCGATGTTCTTTGTGGGGATCTCGATGCTGCTCGTGGTGGGCAGCATCATTTGTTTcagcttgtttttcttctgtaACGCGGGAAGCGTTTATAAGATTTGCGCCTGGATGCAGCTGGCCTCCT GTACTTGTATGGTGATTGGCTGCATGATCTACCCAGACGGCTGGGACTCGGAGGAGGTGAAGCGCATGTGCGGCCAGCGGACAGACAAGTACACCCTGGGGAACTGCACAGTGCGCTGGGCCTACATCCTGGCCATCATCAGCATCATGGACtcactcatcctctccttcctcgcCTTCAGCCTGGGAAACCGACAGGACAAGCTGCTGCCAGACGACTTCAAGGTGGAGGGCAAAG ACGATGCCTGA
- the srpk1b gene encoding SRSF protein kinase 1b isoform X2: MERKVLAAQARKKRTKTKKPGKRPEAALRGAPQQPDSPLPEQQEVLGSDEDEQEDPNDYCRGGYHHVSIGDLFSGRYHVIRKLGWGHFSTVWLAWDIQGKRFVAMKVVKSAEHYTETALDEIKLLKTVRNTDPSDPSREKVVQLLDDFKISGVNGTHVVMVFEVLGHHLLKWIIKSNYQGLPLPCVKSIIRQVLQGLDYLHTKCRIIHTDIKPENVLLTVNEAYIRKMAAEATAWQRSGAPPPSGSAVSTAPAPKQMVKISKNRKKKLKRKQRRQAELLEKRIQEMEGAPARGEEEVEEEVEEDEEEEEEDTTEATDSSLADAGSTLQDIASADAVTEIWSQEEKQPPDLREEEERKEEEIRSEEQDNSKEMNCNGHAPLESQITRTNQEQREEEDQQNANETQPDHNAMTSQPYPACNGTGPGDPYDSIPMTPDPDLEGKEPGGEEERKEEGREEAMELEGEARREDETEKPNASMTADSLLVNPLEPQNAEALQVKMADLGNACWVNKHFTDDIQTRQYRSLEVLMGAGYSTPADIWSTACMAFELATGDYLFEPHSGEDYCRDEDHIALIIELLGKVPRKLIMAGKYSKEFFTKKGDLRHITRLKPWGLLEVLVEKYDWSREEAQTFSSFLLPMLDLVPERRPTAAECLRHAWIAP; this comes from the exons ATGGAAAGAAAAG TACTTGCTGCTCAAGCGAGAAAGAAGAGGACAAAGACGAAAAAACCTGGAAAAAG GCCGGAGGCGGCGTTGCGGGGAGCACCCCAGCAACCAGACTCTCCCCTCCCAGAGCAGCAGGAAGTCCTGGGCTCTGAtgaggatgagcaggaggaCCCCAACGACTACTGCAGGG GGGGCTACCACCATGTGAGTATCGGGGACCTGTTCAGTGGGAGGTACCACGTGATCCGCAAGCTGGGCTGGGGACACTTCTCCACCGTGTGGCTGGCCTGGGACATCCA gggaAAGCGTTTCGTGGCCATGAAGGTGGTTAAGAGTGCAGAGCACTACACAGAGACAGCCCTGGACGAGATCAAGCTGCTCAAAACA gtcaGGAACACTGACCCCAGTGACCCCAGCAGAGAGAAGGTTGTTCAGCTGCTAGACGACTTCAAGATCTCAGGCGTGAATGGAACCC ACGTGGTGATGGTGTTTGAGGTGCTTGGTCACCACCTGCTCAAGTGGATCATCAAGTCCAACTACCAGggtctccccctgccctgcgtCAAGAGCATCATACGGCag gtgctGCAGGGTCTAGACTACCTCCACACCAAGTGCAGGATCATCCATACAGACATCAAGCCTGAGAACGTGCTGCTGACGGTGAACGAGGCCTACATCAGGAAGATGGCCGCCGAGGCCACTGCCTGGCAGCGCTCcggagccccgcccccctccggcTCAGCAG tAAGCACAGCCCCAGCACCCAAACAA atggTGAAGATATCTAAGAACAGGAAGAAGAAGTTGAAAaggaagcagaggaggcaggcggagctgctggagaagaggatccaagagatggagggagcacCTGCGAGAggcgaggaggaagtggaggaggaagtggaggaggatgaggaggaggaggaggaggacactaCAGAAGCCACAGACAGCAGCCTGGCCGATGCCGGCTCCACACTGCAGGACATCGCCAGCGCAG ATGCCGTGACAGAGAtctggagtcaggaggagaaaCAGCCCCCAGacttgagggaggaggaggagaggaaggaggaggagatcagGAGCGAGGAGCAGGACAACAGTAAGGAGATGAACTGCAATGGCCACGCACCCCTGGAGAGCCAGATAACAAGGACCAatcaggagcagagagaggaggaggaccagcAGAATGCTAACGAGACGCAGCCTGACCACAACGCCATGACCAGCCAGCCCTACCCAGCATGCAACGGGACAGGTCCTGGTGATCCGTACGACTCCATCcctatgacccctgaccccgacCTGGAGGGTAAAGaacctggaggggaggaggagaggaaggaggaagggagagaggaggcaatgGAGCTGGAAGGAGAGGCCAGAAGAGAGGACGAGACGGAGAAACCGAACG CCTCCATGACAGCAGATAGCCTGCTAGTGAACCCATTGGAGCCCCAGAATGCTGAGGCGCTGCAGGTGAAGATGGCCGACCTGGGCAACGCCTGCTGGGTG aacAAGCACTTCACAGATGACATCCAGACCCGTCAGTATCGTTCTCTGGAGGTGTTGATGGGGGCTGGATACAGCACCCCTGCAGACATCTGGAGCACCGCATGCATG GCGTTTGAGTTGGCTACAGGGGACTACCTGTTTGAGCCTCACTCTGGAGAGGACTACTGCAGAGATGAAG aCCACATAGCATTGATCATCGAGCTGTTGGGAAAAGTACCTCGTAAGCTCATCATGGCGGGGAAATACTCGAAGGAGTTCTTCACAAAGAAAG gtgACCTGAGGCACATCACCAGGCTGAAGCCCTGGGGTCTGCTGGAGGTGTTGGTTGAGAAGTATGACTGGTCCAGAGAAGAGGCCCAGACCTTCTCCAGCTTCCTTCTGCCCATGTTAGACCTGGTCCCAGAGAGGAGGCCCACGGCTGCAGAGTGCCTCCGTCATGCCTGGATAGCCCCCTAG
- the srpk1b gene encoding SRSF protein kinase 1b isoform X1, with protein sequence MWLLDWIFSLNTAVVKLASDLRGKPEAALRGAPQQPDSPLPEQQEVLGSDEDEQEDPNDYCRGGYHHVSIGDLFSGRYHVIRKLGWGHFSTVWLAWDIQGKRFVAMKVVKSAEHYTETALDEIKLLKTVRNTDPSDPSREKVVQLLDDFKISGVNGTHVVMVFEVLGHHLLKWIIKSNYQGLPLPCVKSIIRQVLQGLDYLHTKCRIIHTDIKPENVLLTVNEAYIRKMAAEATAWQRSGAPPPSGSAVSTAPAPKQMVKISKNRKKKLKRKQRRQAELLEKRIQEMEGAPARGEEEVEEEVEEDEEEEEEDTTEATDSSLADAGSTLQDIASADAVTEIWSQEEKQPPDLREEEERKEEEIRSEEQDNSKEMNCNGHAPLESQITRTNQEQREEEDQQNANETQPDHNAMTSQPYPACNGTGPGDPYDSIPMTPDPDLEGKEPGGEEERKEEGREEAMELEGEARREDETEKPNASMTADSLLVNPLEPQNAEALQVKMADLGNACWVNKHFTDDIQTRQYRSLEVLMGAGYSTPADIWSTACMAFELATGDYLFEPHSGEDYCRDEDHIALIIELLGKVPRKLIMAGKYSKEFFTKKGDLRHITRLKPWGLLEVLVEKYDWSREEAQTFSSFLLPMLDLVPERRPTAAECLRHAWIAP encoded by the exons ATGTGGCTCCTGGACTGGATCTTCTCTCTCAACACGGCGGTGGTGAAGCTTGCCAGCGACCTGAGGGGCAA GCCGGAGGCGGCGTTGCGGGGAGCACCCCAGCAACCAGACTCTCCCCTCCCAGAGCAGCAGGAAGTCCTGGGCTCTGAtgaggatgagcaggaggaCCCCAACGACTACTGCAGGG GGGGCTACCACCATGTGAGTATCGGGGACCTGTTCAGTGGGAGGTACCACGTGATCCGCAAGCTGGGCTGGGGACACTTCTCCACCGTGTGGCTGGCCTGGGACATCCA gggaAAGCGTTTCGTGGCCATGAAGGTGGTTAAGAGTGCAGAGCACTACACAGAGACAGCCCTGGACGAGATCAAGCTGCTCAAAACA gtcaGGAACACTGACCCCAGTGACCCCAGCAGAGAGAAGGTTGTTCAGCTGCTAGACGACTTCAAGATCTCAGGCGTGAATGGAACCC ACGTGGTGATGGTGTTTGAGGTGCTTGGTCACCACCTGCTCAAGTGGATCATCAAGTCCAACTACCAGggtctccccctgccctgcgtCAAGAGCATCATACGGCag gtgctGCAGGGTCTAGACTACCTCCACACCAAGTGCAGGATCATCCATACAGACATCAAGCCTGAGAACGTGCTGCTGACGGTGAACGAGGCCTACATCAGGAAGATGGCCGCCGAGGCCACTGCCTGGCAGCGCTCcggagccccgcccccctccggcTCAGCAG tAAGCACAGCCCCAGCACCCAAACAA atggTGAAGATATCTAAGAACAGGAAGAAGAAGTTGAAAaggaagcagaggaggcaggcggagctgctggagaagaggatccaagagatggagggagcacCTGCGAGAggcgaggaggaagtggaggaggaagtggaggaggatgaggaggaggaggaggaggacactaCAGAAGCCACAGACAGCAGCCTGGCCGATGCCGGCTCCACACTGCAGGACATCGCCAGCGCAG ATGCCGTGACAGAGAtctggagtcaggaggagaaaCAGCCCCCAGacttgagggaggaggaggagaggaaggaggaggagatcagGAGCGAGGAGCAGGACAACAGTAAGGAGATGAACTGCAATGGCCACGCACCCCTGGAGAGCCAGATAACAAGGACCAatcaggagcagagagaggaggaggaccagcAGAATGCTAACGAGACGCAGCCTGACCACAACGCCATGACCAGCCAGCCCTACCCAGCATGCAACGGGACAGGTCCTGGTGATCCGTACGACTCCATCcctatgacccctgaccccgacCTGGAGGGTAAAGaacctggaggggaggaggagaggaaggaggaagggagagaggaggcaatgGAGCTGGAAGGAGAGGCCAGAAGAGAGGACGAGACGGAGAAACCGAACG CCTCCATGACAGCAGATAGCCTGCTAGTGAACCCATTGGAGCCCCAGAATGCTGAGGCGCTGCAGGTGAAGATGGCCGACCTGGGCAACGCCTGCTGGGTG aacAAGCACTTCACAGATGACATCCAGACCCGTCAGTATCGTTCTCTGGAGGTGTTGATGGGGGCTGGATACAGCACCCCTGCAGACATCTGGAGCACCGCATGCATG GCGTTTGAGTTGGCTACAGGGGACTACCTGTTTGAGCCTCACTCTGGAGAGGACTACTGCAGAGATGAAG aCCACATAGCATTGATCATCGAGCTGTTGGGAAAAGTACCTCGTAAGCTCATCATGGCGGGGAAATACTCGAAGGAGTTCTTCACAAAGAAAG gtgACCTGAGGCACATCACCAGGCTGAAGCCCTGGGGTCTGCTGGAGGTGTTGGTTGAGAAGTATGACTGGTCCAGAGAAGAGGCCCAGACCTTCTCCAGCTTCCTTCTGCCCATGTTAGACCTGGTCCCAGAGAGGAGGCCCACGGCTGCAGAGTGCCTCCGTCATGCCTGGATAGCCCCCTAG
- the srpk1b gene encoding SRSF protein kinase 1b isoform X3: MGIRSSCRPEAALRGAPQQPDSPLPEQQEVLGSDEDEQEDPNDYCRGGYHHVSIGDLFSGRYHVIRKLGWGHFSTVWLAWDIQGKRFVAMKVVKSAEHYTETALDEIKLLKTVRNTDPSDPSREKVVQLLDDFKISGVNGTHVVMVFEVLGHHLLKWIIKSNYQGLPLPCVKSIIRQVLQGLDYLHTKCRIIHTDIKPENVLLTVNEAYIRKMAAEATAWQRSGAPPPSGSAVSTAPAPKQMVKISKNRKKKLKRKQRRQAELLEKRIQEMEGAPARGEEEVEEEVEEDEEEEEEDTTEATDSSLADAGSTLQDIASADAVTEIWSQEEKQPPDLREEEERKEEEIRSEEQDNSKEMNCNGHAPLESQITRTNQEQREEEDQQNANETQPDHNAMTSQPYPACNGTGPGDPYDSIPMTPDPDLEGKEPGGEEERKEEGREEAMELEGEARREDETEKPNASMTADSLLVNPLEPQNAEALQVKMADLGNACWVNKHFTDDIQTRQYRSLEVLMGAGYSTPADIWSTACMAFELATGDYLFEPHSGEDYCRDEDHIALIIELLGKVPRKLIMAGKYSKEFFTKKGDLRHITRLKPWGLLEVLVEKYDWSREEAQTFSSFLLPMLDLVPERRPTAAECLRHAWIAP; this comes from the exons ATGGGCATACGTTCTTCCTGCAG GCCGGAGGCGGCGTTGCGGGGAGCACCCCAGCAACCAGACTCTCCCCTCCCAGAGCAGCAGGAAGTCCTGGGCTCTGAtgaggatgagcaggaggaCCCCAACGACTACTGCAGGG GGGGCTACCACCATGTGAGTATCGGGGACCTGTTCAGTGGGAGGTACCACGTGATCCGCAAGCTGGGCTGGGGACACTTCTCCACCGTGTGGCTGGCCTGGGACATCCA gggaAAGCGTTTCGTGGCCATGAAGGTGGTTAAGAGTGCAGAGCACTACACAGAGACAGCCCTGGACGAGATCAAGCTGCTCAAAACA gtcaGGAACACTGACCCCAGTGACCCCAGCAGAGAGAAGGTTGTTCAGCTGCTAGACGACTTCAAGATCTCAGGCGTGAATGGAACCC ACGTGGTGATGGTGTTTGAGGTGCTTGGTCACCACCTGCTCAAGTGGATCATCAAGTCCAACTACCAGggtctccccctgccctgcgtCAAGAGCATCATACGGCag gtgctGCAGGGTCTAGACTACCTCCACACCAAGTGCAGGATCATCCATACAGACATCAAGCCTGAGAACGTGCTGCTGACGGTGAACGAGGCCTACATCAGGAAGATGGCCGCCGAGGCCACTGCCTGGCAGCGCTCcggagccccgcccccctccggcTCAGCAG tAAGCACAGCCCCAGCACCCAAACAA atggTGAAGATATCTAAGAACAGGAAGAAGAAGTTGAAAaggaagcagaggaggcaggcggagctgctggagaagaggatccaagagatggagggagcacCTGCGAGAggcgaggaggaagtggaggaggaagtggaggaggatgaggaggaggaggaggaggacactaCAGAAGCCACAGACAGCAGCCTGGCCGATGCCGGCTCCACACTGCAGGACATCGCCAGCGCAG ATGCCGTGACAGAGAtctggagtcaggaggagaaaCAGCCCCCAGacttgagggaggaggaggagaggaaggaggaggagatcagGAGCGAGGAGCAGGACAACAGTAAGGAGATGAACTGCAATGGCCACGCACCCCTGGAGAGCCAGATAACAAGGACCAatcaggagcagagagaggaggaggaccagcAGAATGCTAACGAGACGCAGCCTGACCACAACGCCATGACCAGCCAGCCCTACCCAGCATGCAACGGGACAGGTCCTGGTGATCCGTACGACTCCATCcctatgacccctgaccccgacCTGGAGGGTAAAGaacctggaggggaggaggagaggaaggaggaagggagagaggaggcaatgGAGCTGGAAGGAGAGGCCAGAAGAGAGGACGAGACGGAGAAACCGAACG CCTCCATGACAGCAGATAGCCTGCTAGTGAACCCATTGGAGCCCCAGAATGCTGAGGCGCTGCAGGTGAAGATGGCCGACCTGGGCAACGCCTGCTGGGTG aacAAGCACTTCACAGATGACATCCAGACCCGTCAGTATCGTTCTCTGGAGGTGTTGATGGGGGCTGGATACAGCACCCCTGCAGACATCTGGAGCACCGCATGCATG GCGTTTGAGTTGGCTACAGGGGACTACCTGTTTGAGCCTCACTCTGGAGAGGACTACTGCAGAGATGAAG aCCACATAGCATTGATCATCGAGCTGTTGGGAAAAGTACCTCGTAAGCTCATCATGGCGGGGAAATACTCGAAGGAGTTCTTCACAAAGAAAG gtgACCTGAGGCACATCACCAGGCTGAAGCCCTGGGGTCTGCTGGAGGTGTTGGTTGAGAAGTATGACTGGTCCAGAGAAGAGGCCCAGACCTTCTCCAGCTTCCTTCTGCCCATGTTAGACCTGGTCCCAGAGAGGAGGCCCACGGCTGCAGAGTGCCTCCGTCATGCCTGGATAGCCCCCTAG